One genomic region from Nymphaea colorata isolate Beijing-Zhang1983 chromosome 10, ASM883128v2, whole genome shotgun sequence encodes:
- the LOC126410456 gene encoding receptor-like protein 7: MGQGAAAIPQIPNSLLPRRSTIIFLGLLVIGVVCASKDETPPPTTSIATRGAASRICLSNQSSALLQFKQSLVNIGPRWLSSWQHNGSDCCHWEGVTCNNLTGFVIALEIHDLFLPDIYYPSLFYPKGIAIDSSLFKLRYLQRLDLSYNLLNGAIPKRLVELTHLTHLNLSHCGFSGQIPVELSQMTRLVSLDLSYNDGLLLQHPNFSQLFRGLVHLEHLRLDRVDVSMSLRDVSMSLSSSHDLQTFSLSGCNISGPMDESLLHFQSISYLDLGSNKLESSIVEGLCSLGDITSLRLRASFMTGAIPPCLFSLPCLKELDLGGNHLNSGIPNLQLSQIDSSLTELDLSGNRLTGSIPSSLFNLSFLATLDLSHNLLTENIPSSHFNLPFLKK, translated from the coding sequence ATGGGCCAAGGTGCCGCTGCAATTCCTCAAATACCGAATTCATTATTGCCACGCAGAAGCACCATTATTTTTCTGGGTCTGTTGGTTATTGGCGTGGTATGTGCTTCGAAGGATGaaacaccaccaccaacaacaagtATAGCAACGAGGGGAGCTGCTTCGAGGATCTGCCTCTCCAACCAGAGTTCAGCACTTCTTCAATTCAAGCAGAGCCTTGTCAACATCGGACCTCGTTGGCTGAGCTCATGGCAGCACAATGGATCCGACTGCTGTCACTGGGAAGGAGTTACTTGCAATAACCTCACTGGCTTCGTCATTGCCTTGGAGATACATGATCTTTTTCTTCCCGACATTTATTACCCTTCACTTTTCTATCCCAAAGGTATCGCCATTGACTCTTCCCTGTTCAAGCTTCGATATTTGCAACGTCTAGATCTCAGCTACAACCTATTGAACGGTGCCATCCCCAAGAGACTCGTGGAACTCACCCACCTAACCCACCTCAACCTGTCCCATTGTGGCTTCTCTGGTCAGATCCCAGTAGAGCTGTCCCAAATGACACGATTGGTCTCTCTCGATCTCTCATATAATGATGGCCTACTACTCCAGCATCCTAATTTCTCACAGCTTTTCAGAGGCTTAGTTCATTTGGAGCACCTTCGACTGGATAGAGTTGACGTCTCCATGAGCTTAAGAGATGTAAGCATGAGCTTGTCGTCATCTCATGACCTGCAAACATTCAGCTTGTCTGGGTGTAATATTTCTGGTCCAATGGACGAATCACTTCTCCATTTTCAGTCAATATCTTACTTGGATTTGGGGTCCAACAAACTTGAAAGTAGTATTGTTGAAGGTTTATGCTCGCTTGGGGACATCACTTCGTTAAGGCTTCGTGCAAGTTTCATGACCGGAGCAATTCCGCCATGTCTTTTCAGTCTTCCCTGTTTAAAGGAGTTGGACCTCGGTGGCAACCATCTCAACTCTGGAATCCCCAACCTGCAGCTCAGCCAGATCGACTCCTCTCTGACTGAACTGGACCTAAGTGGCAACCGACTAACTGGGAGCATTCCCTCATCCCTCTTCAACCTCTCTTTTCTAGCAACACTAGATCTCAGCCACAATCTCCTAACAGAGAACATTCCTTCATCCCACTTCAATCTCCCTTTCCTAAAAAAGTAG
- the LOC116261995 gene encoding uncharacterized protein LOC116261995, translating to MPFHRASAGTTAFTAVHHGDRIHRRPVERYPPRPRHHQDLLTAEVASGDGVITGLVVRRRCGGDRVKRVEWCAGRGGAIYPLCASYGRWLRPTGSIILPSRAARIILKETLSLSLSLSHTDAIREKSVERPLALTFLSLSLSLPLDESLTVEKHWFSWKGSSPSYTVSSPPLVRCRRGVVIRDGIVHLHGKEDRMEESHSLQHPGRCPDENATAMRMALSYLSFPLSNFTFISFFSFLLLPPFN from the exons ATGCCGTTTCACCGTGCGTCTGCCGGAACAACCGCATTCACCGCCGTCCATCACGGTGACCGTATTCACCGCCGTCCAGTGGAACGGTATCCACCGCGGCCACGTCATCATCAAGATCTGCTGACTGCTGAGGTGGCCAGCGGCGACGGGGTTATCACCGGCTTGGTGGTGAGACGCCGTTGCGGGGGTGACCGAGTAAAACGCGTCGAGTGGTGTGCCGGGCGAGGTGGAGCTATCTATCCCCTCTGCGCTTCATATGGCCGCTGGCTCCGTCCGACGGGCAGCATCATCTTGCCCTCCCGAGCTGCCCGAATCATCCTCAAagaaaccctctctctctctctctctctctcccacacagATGCTATTAGAGAGAAGAGTGTCGAGAGACCTCTTGCActcacttttctctctctctctctctctcttcccctcgaCGAATCTCTCACCGTAGAGAAGCACTG GTTTTCATGGAAGGGAAGTTCTCCATCTTATACAGTCTCCAGTCCTCCATTg GTTCGTTGCAGAAGGGGAGTTGTGATAAGAGATGGGATCGTTCATCTCCATGGAAAGGAAGATCGGATGGAAGAGAGTCACTCGCTTCAGCATCCCGGCAGATGCCCAGATGAGAATGCTACAGCCATGAGAATGGCGCTATCCTACCTGAGCTTTCCCCTTAGTAATTTTaccttcatctctttctttagTTTCTTGTTGCTCCCACCATTCAATTAG
- the LOC116262067 gene encoding receptor-like protein 19 has protein sequence MLFNPISSLKIVNLSDNSLTRSVPSLLFNLSSLESLDLSNNFLTGVSSVLSNSNSSLTTLDLSHNNLMGSIPPCFFTFPFLWKLNLGSNKFSDLLANFDNNLYSQDLEILQLDHNFLSGDIPSFVNRLPSLKSIDLSSNCFNDTIDLSFFFNFKGLAALDLSNNTRLTIDSSHSGDDAQGSSKGSPGIESLKLNYCNIQTFPIFVCKLGNLVALELSNNNIEGEIPSCLWEISRFGALALDHNKLHGFEEPAHGISLIAEDGFRYMSVSNNRIEGEIPTFLCNLPLRVLDMSENSLTGHIPDCLGKLNVLNLRKNQLGGQIPDEFEPGFVVFVVLSDNLLTGKIPKSLLNCSALRVLDLGNNKLNDSFPSQLGQLSMLQVLILRSNHLHGPITVDASQQEFHWLKIFDISSNYFSGSLPHELFRGFKAMMSGTPENEKEFVQINSAFMIRYWGRNVSLDVEETIKGEYRLFKEVTKDLIIVDLSSNNFTGRIPEEIGSLTSLYIFNISRNHLVGSIPESFGKLQQIESLDLSHNQLSGVIPEELSVLTYLEVLDLSYNDLHGMIPQGNQFSTFPATSFEGNPKLCGLQVNRSCSHAIGDGSHAGGDGLVDGENKQINEKGWKYGSVGLGFAVGLVITTLPFLFMNRAADWYWDRTDRMIDFILQQVFPSRFGRRRH, from the coding sequence ATGCTTTTCAATCCAATCTCATCGTTAAAAATAGTAAACCTTAGTGATAATTCCCTAACTCGCAGTGTTCCCTCGTTGCTTTTCAATCTCTCCTCCTTGGAGTCACTAGACCTTAGCAACAACTTCCTAACTGGGGTTTCCTCGGTGCTTTCCAACTCAAACTCCTCCTTAACAACACTAGACCTTAGTCACAACAACCTGATGGGCAGCATTCCTCCCTGTTTTTTCACCTTTCCTTTCCTCTGGAAACTTAACCTCGGAAGTAATAAGTTCAGTGATCTGCTCGCCAACTTTGACAATAACCTATACTCCCAGGACTTGGAAATCCTTCAGCTTGATCACAATTTTCTGAGTGGTGATATCCCTTCTTTCGTCAACAGACTTCCTTCCTTGAAAAGCATTGATCTTTCCTCTAATTGTTTCAATGATACCAttgatctttctttcttttttaacttcAAGGGCCTTGCTGCATTGGACCTTTCAAATAACACAAGGCTGACAATTGATTCATCCCATTCCGGTGACGATGCACAAGGTAGTTCCAAGGGTTCTCCTGGGATTGAATCTTTAAAATTGAACTATTGTAATATTCAGACTTTTCCTATATTTGTCTGTAAACTTGGCAACCTTGTGGCTCTAGAGCTCTCCAACAATAACATTGAAGGGGAGATACCATCTTGCCTGTGGGAAATTAGTCGTTTTGGCGCTCTGGCTCTTGATCATAACAAGCTACACGGTTTTGAAGAGCCAGCCCATGGGATTAGTTTAATTGCAGAAGATGGCTTTCGGTACATGTCTGTCTCCAATAATCGGATCGAAGGGGAAATTCCAACTTTCCTTTGCAATTTACCACTACGGGTCCTGGACATGTCAGAGAATTCCTTGACGGGTCACATACCGGATTGCCTTGGTAAACTGAACGTACTGAATTTGAGAAAGAATCAACTAGGGGGCCAAATTCCAGATGAATTCGAGCCAGGGTTTGTCGTGTTTGTCGTCTTGAGTGACAACTTACTCACTGGCAAAATTCCAAAGTCTCTCCTCAATTGCTCAGCTTTGAGGGTCCTGGATCTAGGAAACAACAAGTTGAACGACTCTTTTCCTTCTCAGCTAGGCCAACTGAGCATGCTTCAAGTGCTGATTTTGAGGTCCAACCATCTACATGGACCTATTACAGTTGACGCTTCTCAACAGGAATTTCATTGGTTGAAGATCTTTGATATATCTAGCAATTACTTTTCAGGGTCTCTCCCACATGAATTGTTTCGAGGCTTCAAGGCCATGATGTCAGGTACCCCAGAGAATGAAAAAGAGTTCGTTCAAATTAACTCGGCCTTCATGATTAGGTATTGGGGACGGAATGTTTCATTGGACGTGGAGGAAACAATCAAAGGAGAATATCGTTTGTTTAAAGAGGTCACGAAGGACTTGATTATCGTAGACCTATCTAGCAATAATTTCACAGGCCGAATTCCTGAAGAGATTGGGTCCTTGACGTCCTTATACATATTTAACATTTCCAgaaaccatcttgttggctccATCCCCGAGTCATTTGGAAAGTTGCAGCAGATAGAGTCATTAGATCTCTCTCACAACCAGTTATCGGGAGTTATACCAGAGGAGCTATCTGTTCTCACATATCTTGAAGTCTTGGACCTATCATACAATGACTTGCATGGGATGATACCACAAGGAAACCAGTTCAGTACTTTTCCGGCAACTTCTTTTGAAGGAAACCCAAAGCTTTGTGGATTACAGGTGAACAGATCTTGCTCTCACGCTATAGGAGACGGCTCTCATGCTGGAGGAGATGGTCTCGTTGACGGGGAAAACAAGCAAATAAATGAGAAGGGATGGAAGTATGGATCAGTAGGACTCGGTTTTGCAGTTGGGTTGGTGATCACAACTCTCCCCTTCTTGTTTATGAACAGAGCAGCAGATTGGTATTGGGATCGAACGGACAGGATGATAGACTTCATCCTGCAGCAGGTTTTCCCTTCTCGATTTGGTAGGCGTAGGCATTGA